A single Corticium candelabrum chromosome 12, ooCorCand1.1, whole genome shotgun sequence DNA region contains:
- the LOC134188086 gene encoding immunoglobulin A1 protease autotransporter-like translates to MSASPEKKAIETMESNVDVSPSAEREAADGLAETKAVEEKAEHVANVTDNVQLSVNEAHATDEPAPDENVEKKTMCASDSSEMLVQEAVEIEKSTAEMCIDEKHASDESPQATDETATEQENAVPKLTNEGRAETQEKPAAAAVASNESASSVQTNDDHIEVSSNSELVRECLKDALQNVVSVQSQAEGTKPQETRPQAKPASEDPAQQPSAEQPIAVER, encoded by the exons ATGTCTGCGTCTCCAGAGAAGAAGGCAATCG AAACGATGGAAAGCAATGTCGACGTTTCACCAAGCGCGGAACGAG AAGCAGCCGATGGTCTCGCTGAGACAAAAGCAGTTGAAGAAAAGGCGGAACACGTTGCAAACGTGACAGACAACGTCCAGCTATCGGTGAACGAGGCGCACGCGACGGATGAGCCAGCACCGGACGAGAACGTGGAGAAAAA AACCATGTGTGCTAGCGACAGCTCCGAAATGCTCGTGCAAGAAGCCGTCGAAATAGAAAAGTCAACAGCGGAAATGTGCATCGACGAGAA GCATGCATCAGACGAAAGTCCTCAGGCAACTGATGAAACAGCCACTGAACAAGAGAATGCAGTACCAAAGCTTACAAACGAAGGCAGAGCAGAAACGCAAGAGAAACCAG CTGCAGCGGCTGTGGCCTCAAACGAGAGCGCCTCCTCTGTGCAAACGAATGACGACCACATCGAGGTATCTTCCAACTCAGAACTAGTG AGAGAATGCTTGAAAGACGCTCTACAAAACGTCGTTTCGGTACAAAGTCAAGCGGAAGGGACAAAACCGCAAGAGACTCGACCACAAGCGAAGCCCGCCAGTGAAGACCCCGCACAGCAGCCGTCGGCTGAGCAACCGATTGCTGTTGAACGTTGA